aactcagtcgaggggttcaagagaggcctggatgtcttcctggagcagaacaatattgtatcatacaattattaggttctgtagaaggacgtagatctgggtatttattatgatggaatataggctgaactggatggacaaatgtcttttttcggccttactaactatgttactatgttactatgttaattaattacatttatttctttttcttcttgtcagtttccttgctaccggagagaccttgagatcactgcatttccagtttcgtattggagtctccacactgtctggtattattgccgacacatgccgcgcattgtgggacaacctccgggaggaatttttacccatccctacaatagaaatatggcaggccaacgcccaaaaattcgaacaagtgtgttctttccctaactgtattggagccgtggatgggaagcacattaggattaccaagccttcaagaagtggatctcttttttttaattataaaaaataattttccaccGTGCTTATGGCAatggcaggtgcggactgcaggtttctcgctgtggatattggagcgtttggccgtgcaaatgattcacggacatttaaggagtcagacatgggccgaagattatacgagaacaattttaatttcccccagccacgacctcttcccaacaccgaaggcccggccctgccatttgttgtggttggggatgaggcttttcaaatgagtggcaacctacttaaaccgtactccagtcgggggttggaccgcaccaaaactatttttaattatagactgtccagggccagaagaactgttgagtgcgcctttggcatcctggtctccaaatggcgtatcttaggatccgccataaatttgaaaattgagacagtggatgaggtggtgaaggcgtgtgtggttctccacaattttattattgataaagagagagtcaacatggaactcgatgaaccaaatccattgcctgattatcaagatcatcctctgcggacaactgtggagattgctcatatgagggaccaatttgctgcatactttgtttctgatgttgggcgtgtttcatggcaagatcaaatggtttaattcatcttgttattatgatgtcatgtaaacactgtggagtccatgtcatttaaccatcctatgtttggttattgttatgtcccctgattttctaatgcgttgtgttttgaaataaagttcttgtgcctttccgttttcacaaaaaaaatctcccatatgtttttccatagtaatagaattgtaaaatccatttttagtgaaagtaatgtgtgtcccacaaaatttatgtgagcaccagtactcaaacggactgtgacaaaacaaataaatttttcagccgtgtgtaccatagttttgaacgtataacatgatcggctcccaccttgtcaaccatttttaatcctgcagactatttgcatatggaaccaggcttgacaaggagggagacgatcatgtttgcaaaactctacagagttaacactattgtactcaggatgctagaattcgtccagagtcaaatagtggcgacactgtgaacattgcttccacctcacctgaccaatattcttaaggtacattaataaaactattacccaacgataccgaccagtgatacgactggaccaaGATCATTGTTTAGTTGTCgcatggttgctggagagctgtcacacagacagctctccagcgaccaaaaaagagcaagtcccgtgtaatctgggtaatgttatgaagcgcatggccgcactcacgatgtttaccattgtaaatgtaatgttaaaaaatacaaaaaaacattataatccggtgtgtgacacgtccatcgccgtgagcttcccgtactgtgccagccctaaagcacagcacagcgtttattattaagtcaacggtgtgctcagctttacgggcgggaatcacagtgtcagtgcggaaagatgatggcgagggacgtggttgacacctttttatatttgtggggtattgttcactttttatttgagtgtttaaaacactgcgctactaacccaatattcccttgtttaaaacaaagacatcgctggatcggtgtctaactcgccgatccaacaatgacagcgtgtgatcagttaccccaaaaaattccaaatcattcgctgacaccaaaaatctcacagcaggtgctcaatcgttttacgatttcagaaaagataacgttggttacacacaaaaaccaactttatctatactgaaatcgttgtgtgatggtacattgtaaacttgacatattgagcaatgctgtttgtgtttgtaacatctgagtacactGAGCGACAGctctataaaacaatgaaaaaaaaaattgataacatattgtcagacattgcacatcaggtgttacaaagacaagatttgtgtatacggcgcaaggtgtgatttggtgcaaactttatttgagacaataaaaacacatttttttaaaaaaaaataacatttttatttagggacacaaaataaaaaatgggaaaatgtaattagggggtatctacatctgctattaaaggggattgatatcccccactttttgggggtgttgaggagaacgaggaggaggacgagggggaggaagcagcatactctatcacactagacgggatgccgacatcaatccaggcagttgatggtggcgagactgccaaagcaggaggtgagggaggaggagggacgaccagtgtccttggctggctactccggctccgggtcgacccaggctgtgtagatggtgtactccttgtagacccaggctgggtactgggtgtactccgtgtagacccagcctgggtacttggtgtgctccgggtcgacccaggctgtgttctggtggtagtttggggagcagccatagccaaggtcgtagtgcttgtcgtcgtcgtcttctttttcttactcctctctccctctgggtgtgggtcggcctcccgtctgtgtgcccttgaaggcctgtcatgctctgaactttggggctctgttctgtggtggcggtggcggtggccctcggcacgcggagctctgtggtggtgctctgcagcaggagtcggagtcatggcagccagcgatggtactgcgggcatatttgtcgccgactgcatgacccgagcctgctgcagagcagtgacatatacattgttgcagccctgcatgaccgaaatctggagttccggcgtaagatgttcaaccatgccgttgtgaatggcattaaaaaaatgtttggccggcctcgcgagatccgtttcgatgttttcaagacgccgttcgatattggacattttatcgcacagcgccttgaaaccattctgaaatacggtgctcaaatgtaaaaattcgggcatgaccgccctgtccgaggcccgctgacgctgtcgggaagacccgaaggaaggagcgacagaggcctcggccaggggaacatctgatggaccggctgccggttcgccagattgtggtggtgcagacctgctctcgctgtgggatggctgcgacagttcagatggcgcttcacaaaggaccgctccagagggtcggacagtctcgcgggtgctgctgtgtgttctgtgaaaacataaggaaaccattagtatactaaatatcacatttcacatgcatcattaataaactttaccgccaggtatccattgccgccattaatattaacctatttttaatattgacactgcatatgcaccatcaatattaaaaaaaagtcatttatttattcaaaatagtcacccatggttgcggtttcgccagacaattatgcttacgttggaactgccatgacgtcacggtcatgtgaccgagacgtcatcacaggtcctgcgagctgagcaaccatgggaacataacctgctttgcagtggaatgtatgccgtatctattatatttaacttttttgtatataaaaaatctgggatacacctggatagccactatactactccactatgaaatattggctgggcatggccaatctactatctttctgtgttctgtatacttcagatttcagggaaattgctagtcaagctcaccattgtagtaatcccagaaggctcagagcacggagccgctgtgtcaagtgtgagaagaccagaaatgaataaaaaattcgaggtcaacgaggcgtgaaaagtaaaaacaaaatactttattcacttcaatcagaagcagaggatgaaacatctgcacaatacaataaaaacactatctacgcatttcaggtctgatgttccctgtctcctgaaacgcgtagatagtgtctattgtattgtgctgatgtttcatcctctgcttatgattgaagaggataaaagtatgtattttttacttttcacgcctcggtgagctttcctttttttcttcatttctatactttgtacttgccaaaataaatggctgggcaataagctacgtggctggaatgtagtatgtgaatatgcatgttgtaaaaactaggtgtgtgcataggtactatacttactctctgctttcaaggaccggtcgcaggaactGCAGTATACagttgtacttgtacaccgaggtccttgaagcggcagcaccactacgggtctgtccctcctttttcaggcccctcttgaaacggtccttcatggagcgccatctggtcctcaattgtttaactgtgtataaagataaaaaataaaaaaggttttagataatatattgaaaacgattacgcaaccgtgtgcaatcccaatcaaagacatcacagacggttgtgtaatcctggcatgatgggtcacagcagcattttggaaatacttacaaaaactagctttggccttgggggaagcgctgtcgaagccatcccacagcgattgtgccacctctaaccacagacgccgcaatatgccctggtccgcgtgccgg
The Ranitomeya imitator isolate aRanImi1 chromosome 3, aRanImi1.pri, whole genome shotgun sequence genome window above contains:
- the LOC138671893 gene encoding uncharacterized protein encodes the protein MKDRFKRGLKKEGQTRSGAAASRTSVYKYNCILQFLRPVLESRETHSSTRETVRPSGAVLCEAPSELSQPSHSESRSAPPQSGEPAAGPSDVPLAEASVAPSFGSSRQRQRASDRAVMPEFLHLSTVFQNGFKALCDKMSNIERRLENIETDLARPAKHFFNAIHNGMVEHLTPELQISVMQGCNNVYVTALQQARVMQSATNMPAVPSLAAMTPTPAAEHHHRAPRAEGHRHRHHRTEPQSSEHDRPSRAHRREADPHPEGERSKKKKTTTTSTTTLAMAAPQTTTRTQPGSTRSTPSTQAGSTRSTPSTQPGSTRSTPSTQPGSTRSRSSQPRTLVVPPPPSPPALAVSPPSTAWIDVGIPSSVIEYAASSPSSSSSFSSTPPKSGGYQSPLIADVDTP